In a genomic window of Meriones unguiculatus strain TT.TT164.6M chromosome 8, Bangor_MerUng_6.1, whole genome shotgun sequence:
- the Ctnnd1 gene encoding catenin delta-1 isoform X13, whose amino-acid sequence MQEPGQIVETYTEEDPEGAMSVVSVETSDDGTTRRTETTVKKVVKTVTTRTVQPVPMGPDGLPMDASSVSNNYIQTLGRDFRKNGNGGPGPYVGQAGTATLPRNFHYPPDGYGRHYEDGYPGGSDNYGSLSRVTRIEERYRPSMEGYRAPSRQDVYGPQPQVRVGGSSVDLHRFHPEPYGLEDDQRSMGYDDLDYGMMSDYGTARRTGTPSDPRRRLRSYEDMIGEEVPPDQYYWAPLAQHERGSLASLDSLRKGVPPPPNWRQPELPEVIAMLGFRLDAVKSNAAAYLQHLCYRNDKVKTDVRKLKGIPVLVGLLDHPKKEVHLGACGALKNISFGRDQDNKIAIKNCDGVPALVRLLRKARDMDLTEVITGTLWNLSSHDSIKMEIVDHALHALTDEVIIPHSGWEKEPNEDCKPRHIEWESVLTNTAGCLRNVSSERSEARRKLRECDGLVDALIFIVQAEIGQKDSDSKLVENCVCLLRNLSYQVHREIPQAERYQEALPSVANSAGPHAASCFGAKKGKDEWFSRGKKPTEDPANDTVDFPKRTSPARGYELLFQPEVVRIYISLLKESKTPAILEASAGAIQNLCAGRWTYGRYIRSALRQEKALSAIADLLTSEHERVVKAASGALRNLAVDARNKELIGKHAIPNLVKNLPGGQQNSSWNFSEDTVVSILNTINEVIAENLEAAKKLRETQGIEKLVLINKSGNRSEKEVRAAALVLQTIWGYKELRKPLEKEGWKKSDFQVNLNNASRSQSSHSYDDSTLPLIDRNQKSDKKPDREEIPMSNMGSNTKSLDNNYSTLNERGDHNRTLDRSGDLGDMEPLKGAPLMQDEGQESLEEELDVLVLDDEGHQVSYSPMQKI is encoded by the exons ATGCAGGAGCCAGGGCAGATTGTGGAAACCTACACAGAGGAGGACCCTGAAGGAGCCATGTCTGTTGTTTCTGTGGAGACCTCGGATGATGGGACGACCAGGCGCACGGAGACCACA GTCAAGAAAGTTGTGAAGACAGTGACAACGCGAACAGTACAGCCAGTCCCCATGGGACCAGATGGGCTGCCCATGGATGCCTCATCCGTCTCCAACAACTACATCCAGACTCTGGGCCGTGATTTCCGCAAGAATGGCAACGGGGGCCCTGGTCCCTATGTGGGGCAGGCAGGCACTGCAACTCTTCCTAGAAACTTCCACTACCCTCCAGATGGATACGGCCGACACTACGAGGATGGTTACCCCGGTGGCAGTGACAACTATGGCAGTCTGTCCCGGGTCACCCGAATTGAGGAGCGGTACAGGCCCAGCATGGAAGGCTACCGGGCCCCCAGTAGACAAGATGTGTATGGGCCCCAGCCCCAGGTTCGAGTAGGAGGGAGCAGTGTGGATCTGCATCGCTTTCACCCAGAGCCGTACGGGCTGGAGGACGACCAGCGCAGCATGGGCTACGATGACCTTGATTATGGCATGATGTCTGACTATGGCACTGCCCGTCGCACAGGAACTCCCTCAGACCCTCGCCGCCGCCTCAG GAGCTATGAAGACatgattggggaggaggtgcCGCCTGATCAGTACTACTGGGCCCCCTTGGCTCAGCATGAGCGGGGAAGTTTAGCCAGCTTGGATAGCCTTCGCAAGGGCGTTCCCCCACCTCCAAATTGGAGACAGCCGGAGCTGCCAGAGGTAATTGCCATGCTAGGCTTCCGCTTGGATGCAGTGAAGTCCAATGCTGCGGCGTACCTGCAGCACTTATGCTATCGAAACGACAAGGTGAAGACTGATGTGCGGAAGCTCAAAGGAATCCCGGTGCTGGTAGGGTTGCTAGATCATCCCAAAAAGGAAGTGCACCTCGGCGCCTGTGGCGCTCTCAAGAATATCTCTTTTGGACGTGACCAAGACAACAAGATTGCCATAAAAAACTGTGATGGTGTGCCCGCCCTGGTTCGGCTGCTCCGAAAGGCTCGAGATATGGATCTGACTGAAGTCATTACTG GAACCCTGTGGAATCTCTCATCTCATGATTCAATCAAAATGGAGATTGTGGACCACGCGCTACACGCCTTGACAGATGAAGTGATCATTCCACATTCTGGTTGGGAGAAAGAACCTAACGAGGACTGCAAGCCACGGCATATTGAGTGGGAGTCAGTGCTCACCAACACCGCTGGCTGCCTTAG aaATGTAAGCTCAGAGAGGAGTGAAGCCCGCCGGAAACTTCGGGAATGTGATGGCTTAGTTgatgccctcattttcattgttCAGGCAGAAATTGGGCAGAAGGATTCAGACAGCAAG CTTGTGGAGAACTGTGTCTGCCTCCTTCGGAACTTATCATATCAAGTTCATCGTGAAATCCCACAGGCAGAGCGTTACCAAGAGGCACTTCCTAGTGTGGCTAACAGTGCTGGGCCACATGCTGCCAGTTGCTTTGGGGCCAAGAAGGGCAAAG ATGAGTGGTTTTCCAGAG GGAAAAAGCCCACAGAGGACCCAGCAAATGATACAGTGGATTTCCCCAAAAGAACTAGTCCTGCTCGAG GCTATGAACTCTTATTTCAGCCAGAAGTGGTGCGAATATACATCtcactcctcaaggagagcaagaCACCTGCCATCCTAGAAGCCTCTGCTGGAGCTATCCAGAACTTGTGTGCTGGGCGCTGGACT TACGGTCGATACATCCGCTCCGCTTTGCGTCAAGAGAAGGCTCTCTCTGCCATAGCTGACCTCCTGACCAGTGAACATGAGCGAGTAGTGAAAGCTGCATCTGGGGCACTGAGAAATTTGGCTGTGGATGCCCGGAACAAAGAGTTAATTG GCAAACATGCTATTCCTAACTTGGTAAAGAATCTGCCTGGAGGTCAGCAGAACTCCTCCTGGAATTTCTCTGAAGACACTGTGGTCTCCATATTGAACACCATCAATGAGGTTATTGCTGAGAACTTGGAAGCTGCCAAAAAGCTCCGAGAGACCCAGGGTATCGAGAAGCTCGTGTTGATCAACAAATCAGG GAATCGCTCAGAAAAAGAAGTCCGGGCAGCAGCTCTCGTCTTGCAGACCATCTGGGGTTATAAGGAACTTCGGAAGCCGCTGGAAAAAGAGGGATGGAAGAAGTCAGACTTCCAG GTGAATCTAAACAACGCATCTAGAAGCCAAAGCAGCCATTCATATGATGATAGCACTCTCCCCCTCATTGACCGGAACCAAAAATCAG ATAAGAAACCTGACCGGGAAGAAATTCCAATGAGCAATATGGGGTCAAACACAAAATCATTAG